One segment of Papaver somniferum cultivar HN1 unplaced genomic scaffold, ASM357369v1 unplaced-scaffold_81, whole genome shotgun sequence DNA contains the following:
- the LOC113345288 gene encoding cytochrome P450 94A1-like, which translates to MLELEFTLSSCLLFILLPIIILFLVIKTGGNSSSSSSKLPRSYPLVGSTFAIRANENRNNQWIADVLRHCSTGTYVASRGLLGPAQVWTANPENVKHILKTQFSVYPKGGISISILKDFLGNGIFNTNGDTWKFQRQISSHEFNTKSLRKFIEDVVKTEVFDRLVPILSTTAEQNSVLDLQDILQRFAFDNICKISFGYDPAYLSPSLHKTEFATAFEEATEISGRRFRSVIPLVWKIKRFLNIGSEKKLKQATSKVREYAKNLIMQKKENKDRSSLEATDLLSRFLRDEHLDDDFVIDIVISFILAGQDTTSAALTWFFWLISCNPKVEEEIMKEINQTSEEPGYDDIKDMAYIHASICESMRLYPPVPADGKEAASDDILPDGTIIKKGMTVTYSPYAMGRMENLWGSNWNEFKPERWLEIDKTTGKLHFMAKDSYTYPVFQAGPRICLGKEMAFLQMKMLVVEILRRFRVVPAEGDEFEPVFISYLTSKMKGGFPVKIQHRNCEDRH; encoded by the coding sequence ATGCTAGAGCTTGAGTTTACGCTTTCATCATGCCTTCTCTTCATCCTCCTCCCTATTATCATTTTATTCTTAGTCATCAAAACTGGAggtaattcttcttcttcgtcgtcGAAGTTACCAAGATCTTACCCATTGGTTGGTTCTACTTTCGCTATTCGTGCGAATGAAAACAGAAATAACCAATGGATTGCAGATGTACTTCGCCATTGTTCCACGGGAACTTATGTTGCTTCTCGAGGTTTACTAGGTCCTGCTCAAGTTTGGACTGCAAATCCTGAAAATGTGAAGCACATTCTCAAGACCCAATTCTCTGTTTACCCAAAAGGTGGAATCTCTATAAGCATTCTCAAAGATTTCCTGGGCAATGGTATATTCAATACTAACGGGGATACCTGGAAGTTTCAGAGGCAGATATCAAGCCATGAGTTCAACACTAAATCTCTTCGTAAGTTCATCGAAGATGTTGTTAAGACCGAGGTTTTTGATCGGCTAGTTCCCATTCTGTCAACAACAGCAGAGCAAAACTCAGTTCTTGATCTTCAAGATATTCTTCAAAGGTTTGCTTTCGACAACATTTGTAAAATCTCTTTTGGGTATGATCCTGCCTACCTTTCACCTTCACTCCATAAGACCGAATTCGCTACTGCTTTTGAAGAGGCTACCGAGATTAGCGGAAGACGTTTCCGTTCTGTGATCCCATTAGTCTGGAAGATTAAGAGATTTCTCAACATTGGGTCTGAGAAGAAACTCAAGCAAGCCACTTCGAAGGTTCGAGAGTACGCCAAAAACCTTATAatgcaaaagaaagaaaacaaagacaGGTCTTCACTGGAGGCCACTGATCTTCTCTCAAGGTTCTTAAGAGACGAGCACTTAGACGATGATTTTGTGATCGATATTGTTATAAGCTTCATCTTAGCAGGTCAGGACACCACTTCAGCAGCCTTGACATGGTTTTTCTGGTTAATTTCCTGCAACCCCAAGGTAGAAGAAGAGAtaatgaaagagataaaccaaacgTCAGAAGAACCTGGTTACGACGACATCAAAGACATGGCTTACATCCACGCGTCGATTTGCGAAAGCATGAGGTTGTACCCACCAGTCCCAGCTGACGGTAAAGAAGCAGCAAGCGACGATATCTTACCAGACGGAACTATTATAAAGAAGGGAATGACTGTGACATATTCTCCTTACGCAATGGGACGGATGGAAAATTTGTGGGGTTCAAACTGGAATGAGTTCAAGCCAGAGAGATGGTTAGAGATTGATAAAACTACCGGAAAACTACACTTTATGGCCAAAGACTCCTACACATATCCAGTGTTTCAGGCAGGACCTAGGATTTGCTTAGGTAAAGAGATGGCATTCTTGCAGATGAAGATGTTAGTTGTTGAAATTTTACGTCGGTTTCGAGTTGTTCCTGCAGAAGGAGACGAATTTGAACCTGTTTTCATTTCCTACTTAACCTCGAAAATGAAAGGTGGTTTTCCAGTGAAGATTCAACATAGGAACTGTGAAGACAGACACTGA